The proteins below come from a single Dinghuibacter silviterrae genomic window:
- a CDS encoding outer membrane beta-barrel protein — protein sequence MKKILLLIVIAFLGSRTVSHAQVEPVNPANAPSAGGPITGIIRDSVTNRALEKAVVSYVEAGKTDTAHTLTDAQGRFSFERTPVGDFILIISYIGHQTKGVQYPATMAGNVGIIPMSEKIKELAEVVIQAPPIKVMQDTVEYRADAYPVRKDAVAEDLLKKLPGVEVDAQGNVTAHGQTVTKIRVNGKDFFGGDPKMATKNIPADAIDKIQVIDDQSDQAKFSGFDDGDRTKIINITIKKDRNQGYFGSATAGAGIESGNEINTPYEGYLRAFRFNNAEQMALLGNANNVNIPTFSQAGASFQGGGGRGGGGGGGGSTSPSANLTQSNSGAQGYNDAKTAGFNYANDLTPHLTVFGSYQYTKTQSTVLTNSFTHLLGDSIAQPYFNSASNSLTDQQKHSVMLNVGWGFSRHDSLLFRGSFNYSTNIQNSNTQTTYEDSTQKNQTSSIGQIYKGNNSTPATSVTLLWMHKFNKIGRTLSVTATDNPSPSTETDSNYSVQDNYLTNLSDTIRQVSFFKTNNYSYSGRVSYTEPLSLKSGLELSYAYSSSENVSSKNVYSLDPKMVETFVDSLSNNMDNTLVTNKVGLTFRHKERKFNYQIGASLQPTLLDTKTTIDDTLHHFEQHELVFVPIGSLAYQFSTTKRLRIFYTGTSQQPTPTQLQPVPDITNQQNINLGNPNLKPEFDNHVVINYNNFDNLSGRAFFLNINTNIVNKNIATNTIYTPGAKNTVYYYMPVNANGYYTAGANAYFSQPFNNREFILTLSSKVNFTHDPEYLNGALDLGQTWQPTETIRFEMDKGDWLEVIGGASYALNSTSYSLKTQGSAGGTNTQTQTWSLAQSARVDFLKIFSFRYDYIYTIPQGFSSAIGNKPVTLINAVLESRFMNQRLIAAVSVNDLLNENVNYNQTFSKTQVTQSQSNVLQRFVMFTLTYKLAKFKGSQATGGMMMPRGMRGGDGGGGFGGGGGGRRGG from the coding sequence ATGAAGAAAATTTTACTTCTGATAGTCATTGCCTTTTTAGGGTCCCGGACGGTGTCACACGCCCAGGTGGAGCCTGTGAACCCCGCCAACGCGCCCTCGGCGGGCGGCCCCATTACGGGGATCATCCGCGACTCGGTAACGAACCGGGCCCTGGAAAAGGCCGTGGTGTCCTACGTGGAAGCGGGGAAAACGGATACGGCCCACACGTTGACCGATGCCCAGGGGCGTTTTTCTTTCGAGCGCACGCCTGTGGGTGATTTTATATTGATTATCAGTTATATAGGGCATCAGACAAAGGGGGTTCAGTATCCCGCGACGATGGCCGGCAATGTGGGCATCATCCCCATGTCGGAAAAGATCAAAGAACTTGCAGAAGTGGTCATACAGGCGCCCCCGATCAAGGTGATGCAGGATACAGTGGAATACCGTGCGGATGCCTATCCTGTCCGTAAGGACGCGGTGGCGGAGGACCTGCTCAAAAAGCTGCCGGGGGTAGAGGTGGATGCCCAGGGGAATGTGACCGCGCATGGACAGACGGTCACCAAGATCCGGGTAAACGGCAAAGACTTTTTCGGTGGCGACCCCAAAATGGCCACGAAGAACATCCCCGCGGACGCCATCGACAAGATCCAGGTGATCGATGACCAGAGCGACCAGGCCAAGTTCTCGGGTTTTGACGACGGTGACCGGACCAAGATCATCAACATCACCATCAAAAAAGACCGGAACCAGGGTTATTTCGGCAGCGCCACCGCTGGCGCCGGGATTGAATCGGGGAACGAGATCAATACCCCGTATGAAGGATACCTCCGGGCTTTCCGGTTTAACAACGCCGAACAAATGGCGCTTCTCGGGAACGCCAACAACGTCAATATCCCCACGTTTAGCCAGGCCGGCGCCAGCTTTCAGGGCGGTGGCGGTCGTGGGGGTGGTGGCGGCGGAGGTGGAAGCACCTCGCCCTCGGCCAACCTGACCCAGAGCAATTCGGGGGCCCAGGGGTATAACGATGCCAAAACGGCCGGCTTCAACTACGCCAACGACCTTACACCCCACCTCACCGTTTTCGGCAGCTACCAGTATACGAAAACGCAATCTACGGTCCTTACGAATTCCTTTACCCACCTGTTGGGGGACAGTATCGCTCAACCCTATTTCAATTCGGCGTCGAATTCGCTGACCGACCAGCAAAAACACAGCGTCATGCTCAACGTCGGCTGGGGCTTCTCCCGCCACGACTCACTGTTGTTCCGCGGATCTTTCAACTATTCGACCAACATACAAAACAGCAATACCCAGACCACCTACGAAGACAGCACGCAGAAGAACCAGACGTCCAGCATCGGCCAGATCTATAAAGGGAACAATTCCACGCCCGCCACTTCCGTCACCCTGTTGTGGATGCACAAGTTTAACAAGATCGGGCGTACCCTGTCGGTCACGGCCACGGACAATCCCAGTCCCAGCACGGAAACCGATAGCAACTATTCGGTCCAGGATAACTACCTGACCAACCTTTCGGATACGATCCGGCAGGTCTCGTTTTTCAAAACCAACAACTACAGCTACAGCGGCCGGGTATCCTATACCGAGCCCCTGAGCCTGAAGTCAGGCCTGGAGCTGAGTTATGCCTACAGCAGCAGCGAAAATGTAAGCAGCAAGAACGTCTACAGCCTCGACCCCAAGATGGTGGAGACCTTCGTGGACAGCCTTAGCAACAATATGGACAATACGCTGGTCACCAACAAAGTGGGGCTGACGTTCCGGCACAAGGAGCGTAAGTTCAACTATCAGATCGGTGCGTCCCTGCAACCTACGCTCCTGGATACCAAGACGACGATCGACGATACCCTGCACCACTTTGAACAGCACGAGCTGGTCTTCGTGCCCATCGGCAGCCTGGCGTATCAGTTCAGCACCACCAAACGGCTGCGGATCTTTTATACGGGAACGTCCCAGCAGCCCACCCCCACCCAGTTGCAACCCGTGCCCGACATCACGAACCAGCAGAACATCAACCTGGGGAACCCCAACCTGAAACCGGAGTTCGACAACCATGTCGTGATCAACTATAACAATTTTGACAACCTGTCGGGCCGTGCCTTTTTCCTGAACATCAATACCAACATCGTCAACAAGAATATCGCCACCAATACCATTTACACGCCGGGGGCAAAAAATACCGTCTACTATTACATGCCCGTCAATGCCAATGGCTACTATACGGCGGGCGCCAACGCTTATTTTTCCCAGCCCTTCAACAACCGGGAGTTTATCCTGACGCTGAGCAGCAAGGTGAACTTCACGCACGACCCGGAGTACCTCAATGGCGCGCTTGACCTCGGTCAAACTTGGCAGCCCACGGAGACCATTCGTTTCGAAATGGACAAGGGCGACTGGCTGGAGGTGATCGGGGGTGCCAGCTATGCCCTCAATTCCACCTCCTATTCCCTGAAAACCCAGGGTTCCGCCGGTGGAACCAATACCCAGACCCAAACCTGGAGCCTCGCGCAGTCGGCCCGGGTAGACTTCCTGAAGATCTTCTCGTTCAGGTACGATTATATCTATACGATCCCGCAAGGGTTTTCGTCAGCCATCGGCAACAAACCCGTGACACTGATCAACGCGGTCCTGGAGAGCCGGTTTATGAACCAGCGTCTGATCGCGGCCGTGTCCGTCAACGACCTGCTCAACGAGAACGTGAATTATAACCAGACCTTCAGCAAAACCCAGGTCACACAGTCGCAGTCGAATGTGCTGCAACGGTTCGTGATGTTCACCCTCACCTACAAGCTGGCGAAGTTCAAGGGCTCCCAGGCCACCGGTGGTATGATGATGCCCCGCGGCATGCGTGGTGGTGATGGCGGTGGTGGATTTGGCGGCGGCGGTGGCGGGCGTCGCGGGGGGTAA
- the deoC gene encoding deoxyribose-phosphate aldolase produces the protein MHNIASYIDHTALKPTLTLADADRLCAEARTFGFAAVCIPPPFVRRTRSLLEGSLVKTATVIGFPFGYSAIEAKVSEVLLAIVDGADELDMVINLVALKNNDWEYLAGEIGTILPLVHGKGKVLKVIVESGVLTRDELIRCCELYGAAGIDYLKTSTGYAETGATVEAVEIMQKHLPSSVHIKASGGIRTFAQAKTMIDAGATRIGTSAGVAIVQPS, from the coding sequence ATGCATAACATCGCCTCGTACATCGATCACACGGCGCTGAAACCCACCCTCACGCTGGCGGACGCCGACAGGCTGTGCGCCGAAGCCCGGACGTTCGGTTTCGCCGCCGTGTGTATCCCGCCGCCTTTTGTCCGGAGGACCAGGTCCCTGCTCGAAGGTTCGCTCGTAAAGACCGCCACGGTCATCGGTTTCCCCTTCGGGTATTCGGCCATAGAAGCAAAGGTTTCCGAGGTCTTACTCGCCATCGTTGACGGGGCCGACGAACTCGACATGGTCATCAACCTTGTGGCCCTCAAAAACAACGACTGGGAATACCTGGCCGGCGAAATCGGCACCATCCTCCCCCTGGTCCATGGCAAGGGGAAGGTCTTAAAAGTAATCGTCGAAAGCGGTGTCCTTACGCGGGATGAGCTGATCCGTTGTTGCGAGCTTTATGGGGCCGCGGGGATCGACTACCTGAAAACGTCCACCGGCTACGCCGAAACGGGGGCTACGGTGGAGGCGGTGGAAATCATGCAAAAACACCTACCTTCATCCGTGCATATCAAAGCCTCGGGCGGAATACGTACCTTCGCCCAGGCCAAAACGATGATCGACGCCGGCGCGACCCGTATAGGAACGAGCGCCGGAGTGGCCATCGTTCAACCCTCATAA
- a CDS encoding vitamin K epoxide reductase family protein, whose protein sequence is MAQSFNTKLSAVAASYARLLGLKITETSLKRDLEENPYYPSLLGLSDTFDRYGIPNAAYRVEDLAMAPAPFVAYAQTEGNVRDFVLVTRQDGASVSVVYDKGGKAVSLSKEDFLKKFQKVVWMAEPGDYPGEPDFAEKRARERNLQVKKGVAIAAAVVGLLALVWMNGVSRTDALPYGFLLLTKLFGVAVSVLLLLYEMGSGGDFVKNICQGGGQRDCGAVLESKGASVAGLTWSEVGFFYFAATLSGLLFPGIPFQEKTSWLCWGSFLAVLYVPFSIYYQWRVAKQWCPLCLSVQSVLVLEAVWAFLEYQAPVNVIAAVPAVLFCAVWPVVGWFFLKPLWRKAKDSDQYRSSFRRLRANPDLFQGLLQQQPQAPEGLEHLGIVLGNPDASIRITKVCNPYCGPCAKAHPLLEQVLERNRNVQLRMVFSAKNDANDKKTPVVKHFLALARRGEPGLIQKALDDWYLSPQKDYDKFAEKYPLSEGEGKEEAAIEAMSQWCEKAEIAFTPTLFVNGHRLPEEYGAQELTEIF, encoded by the coding sequence ATGGCCCAATCGTTTAATACCAAGCTGTCCGCAGTGGCAGCCAGCTACGCCCGGCTTCTGGGCTTGAAAATAACCGAGACGTCATTAAAGAGAGACCTGGAGGAGAATCCCTACTATCCCAGCCTCCTTGGCCTTTCGGATACCTTTGACCGGTATGGGATACCCAACGCGGCGTACAGGGTAGAAGACCTGGCGATGGCGCCGGCCCCATTTGTCGCGTATGCGCAAACGGAGGGGAATGTACGCGACTTCGTCCTGGTGACGCGTCAGGATGGGGCGTCGGTGTCGGTTGTCTATGACAAGGGTGGCAAGGCGGTTTCCCTGTCCAAAGAGGATTTCCTGAAAAAATTCCAGAAGGTGGTGTGGATGGCAGAACCGGGCGATTATCCCGGGGAGCCGGACTTTGCAGAAAAGCGCGCCAGGGAAAGGAACCTTCAGGTCAAAAAAGGAGTAGCCATAGCGGCAGCGGTCGTGGGATTGCTGGCTTTGGTATGGATGAACGGGGTTTCCCGGACGGACGCACTCCCCTATGGGTTCTTGTTGCTGACAAAACTTTTTGGCGTTGCGGTGTCGGTTTTGCTGCTCCTGTACGAAATGGGGAGCGGGGGAGACTTTGTCAAAAATATTTGCCAGGGCGGCGGGCAGAGGGATTGCGGTGCGGTGTTGGAGAGCAAGGGCGCTTCGGTGGCCGGGCTGACGTGGAGCGAAGTGGGTTTCTTTTATTTCGCGGCGACCTTATCGGGGTTGTTGTTTCCGGGTATCCCTTTCCAGGAAAAGACCTCATGGCTTTGCTGGGGTAGTTTCCTGGCCGTCTTATACGTGCCGTTCAGTATTTATTACCAGTGGAGGGTGGCGAAGCAGTGGTGTCCCTTGTGTCTGAGTGTCCAGTCCGTCCTTGTCCTGGAAGCGGTTTGGGCGTTTCTGGAGTACCAGGCACCGGTGAACGTTATAGCAGCGGTCCCCGCCGTTTTATTTTGCGCCGTCTGGCCGGTGGTGGGCTGGTTCTTTTTAAAACCCTTGTGGCGGAAGGCTAAGGACAGCGATCAATACCGGAGCTCTTTCCGGCGGCTGAGGGCCAACCCCGATCTGTTCCAGGGCTTGTTGCAACAGCAGCCCCAGGCGCCGGAGGGGTTGGAGCATTTGGGCATCGTGCTGGGCAACCCTGACGCGTCGATCAGGATCACCAAGGTGTGCAATCCATATTGCGGACCTTGTGCAAAAGCGCACCCATTGCTGGAGCAGGTGCTGGAACGAAACAGGAACGTCCAGCTCCGGATGGTGTTCAGCGCCAAGAATGACGCGAATGACAAGAAGACACCGGTGGTCAAGCATTTCCTGGCCCTGGCACGGCGGGGGGAACCGGGATTGATCCAAAAAGCGCTGGACGACTGGTACCTGTCGCCTCAGAAAGATTACGATAAATTTGCCGAAAAATATCCCCTGTCGGAAGGCGAGGGGAAGGAAGAGGCGGCCATAGAGGCCATGAGCCAGTGGTGCGAAAAGGCGGAGATCGCATTTACACCGACCCTTTTTGTAAACGGGCACCGGTTGCCGGAGGAATATGGCGCGCAGGAGTTGACGGAGATCTTTTAA
- the secA gene encoding preprotein translocase subunit SecA, whose translation MLGYIAKLFGGNKSERDTKELLPLVDKINEYFAQYQTLSNDDLRHKTQEFKERIKAHLAETDAEIQTLSQRAEDLPAEDIHGKDALYGEVDELRKGRDKKIEDILKEILPEAFAVVKETARRLASGTPLEATATELDRELVVKRANMRLEGDKIIYNNGWNAAGSDIVWNMVHYNVQLIGGMVLHSGKIAEMATGEGKTLVSTLPAYLNALAGEGVHIVTVNDYLARRDSEWNGPLFEFLGLTVDCIDKHTPHTPERRKAYLADITYGTNNEFGFDYLRDNMVQSPDEMVQRKHHFAMVDEVDSVLIDDARTPLIIAGPVPRGDDQQYHILKPRVDKLIEAQRRVVNQFLNEGKKKFAEGDDDPKSGGLALMRAWRGLPKHSALIKFLSEPGIKVKLQKSENYYLADQSKEMPKVDHELFFSIDEKNNSVDLTDKGIQMITQSGEDPEFFILPDIGTTLADIERSGLAPEEMLAKKESMLNDYAAKADRIHTVQQLLKAYTLFDKDDEYVVIDGQVKIVDEQTGRIMEGRRYSDGLHQAIEAKENVKIEAATQTYATITLQNYFRMYHKLAGMTGTAETEAAELWDIYKLDVVNIPTNVSVIRKDAEDLVYKTKREKYKAVIEEITKLREGGRPVLVGTTSVEVSELLSRMLRQQNIPHNVLNAKQHAREAQVVAEAGLAGNVTIATNMAGRGTDIKLGPGVKDAGGLAILGTERHESRRVDRQLRGRSGRQGDPGSSQFFVSLEDDLMRMFGSDRIAGIMDKLGYKEGEVIQHSMITKSIERAQKKVEENNFGIRKRLLEYDDVMNKQRGVIYARRNHALFGERLALDLDNAFYSCAEGLVNSFKENNDYEGFKMGSIMDFAIDTHIDAESFTRVDHAKLSDQLYEEARINYFAKSADVSKHALPVFQSIHSKQGPHIENVYVPFSDGKRGMQVLSSMQKNLNTGGKELMNSLERTITLNMIDDSWKEHLRAMDDLKQSVQSAVYEQKDPLVIYKVEAFSLFKQMDTELNKNIVSFLCHANIVSESPTQRPPQMKEPPKVDLSKLRQRKDELVTSGPTGGHPGEPEYYDPAGPAPKPEPVKVGPKVGRNDPCPCGSGKKFKNCHGKDA comes from the coding sequence ATGTTAGGCTATATAGCAAAACTGTTTGGAGGCAATAAAAGCGAGCGGGATACAAAAGAGCTCCTACCCTTGGTGGACAAGATCAATGAATATTTTGCCCAGTATCAGACGCTCTCCAACGACGACCTTCGCCATAAAACCCAGGAATTCAAAGAACGCATCAAGGCCCACCTGGCCGAAACTGACGCGGAAATACAAACCCTCAGCCAGCGGGCCGAAGACCTGCCTGCGGAAGATATACACGGAAAAGACGCGCTCTACGGGGAAGTCGACGAGTTGCGCAAAGGACGCGACAAGAAGATCGAGGATATCCTCAAGGAAATCCTCCCTGAAGCTTTTGCGGTCGTCAAAGAAACGGCCCGCCGCCTGGCGTCCGGCACCCCCCTGGAGGCAACCGCCACCGAACTCGACCGGGAACTGGTGGTTAAACGGGCCAACATGCGCCTGGAAGGGGACAAAATCATTTATAATAACGGCTGGAATGCCGCGGGAAGTGACATCGTCTGGAACATGGTGCACTATAACGTGCAGCTCATCGGGGGCATGGTGCTTCACTCCGGCAAGATCGCCGAAATGGCCACGGGGGAAGGGAAAACCCTGGTGTCTACCCTACCCGCCTACCTCAACGCCCTGGCGGGGGAAGGCGTCCATATCGTAACGGTGAACGACTACCTGGCGCGCCGCGACAGCGAATGGAACGGCCCCCTTTTCGAATTCCTCGGGCTGACCGTCGATTGTATCGACAAACACACGCCGCACACACCCGAACGCCGGAAGGCCTATCTGGCCGATATTACTTATGGCACCAACAACGAATTCGGTTTTGACTACCTCCGGGACAACATGGTCCAGTCGCCGGACGAAATGGTGCAGCGCAAACACCACTTCGCCATGGTGGACGAAGTGGACTCCGTCCTCATCGACGACGCCCGTACGCCGCTGATCATCGCCGGCCCTGTCCCCAGGGGAGACGATCAGCAATACCACATCCTGAAGCCCAGGGTGGACAAGCTGATCGAAGCTCAGCGCCGGGTGGTGAACCAGTTCCTCAACGAAGGTAAAAAGAAGTTCGCCGAAGGTGACGACGACCCCAAGTCCGGAGGCCTGGCGCTTATGCGGGCCTGGAGAGGGTTGCCCAAACACAGCGCCCTGATCAAGTTCCTCAGTGAACCCGGTATCAAGGTCAAGCTCCAAAAGTCCGAGAACTACTACCTGGCCGACCAGTCCAAGGAAATGCCCAAGGTCGACCACGAGCTCTTTTTCAGCATAGACGAAAAGAACAACAGCGTGGACCTCACCGACAAGGGTATCCAGATGATCACCCAGTCCGGTGAAGACCCCGAATTCTTTATTTTGCCCGACATAGGGACGACCCTGGCCGACATCGAGCGTTCCGGTCTGGCCCCCGAGGAAATGCTGGCGAAGAAAGAATCCATGCTCAACGACTACGCCGCCAAGGCCGACCGCATTCATACCGTACAGCAGCTCCTCAAGGCGTATACCCTTTTTGATAAGGACGACGAATACGTTGTCATCGACGGGCAGGTCAAAATCGTGGACGAGCAGACCGGCCGTATCATGGAAGGCAGGCGCTACAGCGACGGTCTGCACCAGGCGATCGAAGCAAAGGAAAATGTAAAGATCGAGGCCGCTACACAAACTTATGCCACGATCACGCTCCAGAACTACTTCCGCATGTACCACAAGCTCGCCGGTATGACCGGTACGGCCGAAACAGAGGCCGCCGAGCTCTGGGACATCTACAAGCTGGACGTGGTCAACATCCCCACCAACGTCTCCGTCATCCGGAAGGACGCCGAGGATCTGGTCTACAAAACCAAGCGCGAGAAATACAAGGCCGTCATCGAAGAGATTACAAAGCTGCGCGAGGGGGGCCGTCCGGTCCTGGTCGGTACGACCTCGGTGGAAGTGTCCGAACTCCTGAGCCGGATGCTCCGCCAGCAAAATATTCCGCACAACGTCCTTAACGCCAAACAACACGCCCGGGAAGCCCAGGTGGTGGCCGAAGCCGGTCTGGCGGGGAACGTCACCATCGCCACCAACATGGCGGGCCGCGGTACCGACATCAAGCTCGGACCCGGCGTTAAAGATGCCGGTGGCCTGGCCATCCTCGGTACCGAGCGCCACGAAAGCCGCCGCGTCGACCGTCAGCTCAGGGGCCGTTCCGGCCGTCAGGGCGACCCCGGTTCCTCCCAGTTCTTCGTGTCGCTGGAAGACGACCTGATGCGTATGTTCGGCTCCGACAGGATCGCCGGCATTATGGACAAGCTGGGGTACAAGGAAGGCGAGGTGATCCAGCACAGCATGATCACCAAGTCGATCGAACGCGCCCAGAAAAAAGTCGAAGAGAACAACTTTGGTATCCGCAAACGCCTCCTGGAATACGACGACGTCATGAACAAGCAGCGCGGGGTCATCTACGCGCGGAGGAACCACGCCCTCTTTGGGGAGCGCCTGGCCCTCGACCTGGACAATGCCTTTTACAGCTGCGCCGAGGGGCTCGTCAATTCCTTCAAGGAGAACAACGACTACGAGGGTTTCAAGATGGGTTCCATCATGGACTTCGCCATCGATACCCATATCGACGCAGAGTCTTTTACGCGTGTCGACCACGCAAAGCTGTCCGATCAGCTCTATGAAGAAGCCAGGATTAACTACTTCGCCAAGAGCGCCGACGTCAGCAAACACGCCTTACCCGTTTTCCAGTCCATCCATAGCAAGCAGGGGCCGCACATCGAGAACGTCTATGTGCCCTTTAGCGACGGGAAGAGGGGTATGCAGGTACTCAGCTCCATGCAAAAGAACCTCAACACCGGTGGCAAGGAACTTATGAATTCCCTGGAGCGGACGATCACCCTGAACATGATCGACGACTCGTGGAAAGAACACCTCCGGGCGATGGACGACCTCAAACAAAGCGTGCAAAGTGCGGTATACGAGCAAAAAGATCCGCTCGTTATATATAAGGTGGAGGCCTTTAGCCTCTTCAAACAAATGGATACGGAGCTCAATAAGAACATCGTCTCTTTCCTTTGTCACGCCAACATCGTCTCTGAATCACCCACACAGCGCCCGCCCCAGATGAAGGAGCCGCCGAAAGTGGACCTCAGCAAACTGCGCCAGCGGAAAGACGAACTGGTCACCAGCGGGCCCACGGGGGGACATCCCGGGGAACCCGAATATTACGATCCCGCGGGACCCGCGCCCAAACCGGAGCCGGTAAAGGTCGGCCCCAAAGTAGGCCGTAACGACCCTTGCCCCTGCGGTAGCGGAAAAAAATTCAAGAACTGTCACGGGAAGGATGCATAA
- a CDS encoding peptidase domain-containing ABC transporter, producing the protein MFTVYRQLNQMDCGPTCLRMVAKFYGKHYGAEYIRELMGSNKEGTSLYAISETAEKLGFRTRGVRIGLESLADAATLPCILHWNQDHFVVLVRVKGSSIRVADPAAGLLQYTREQFLDRWATQDTQEEGPSGIALLLEPAPGFYSEEGQKENGLNWGLVLRYLHNTRGRIVQVLAALGVSSLLQLALPFLTQSIVDVGINTQNLQFVTIVLIAQLMLVFSRTVIDFIRSRLLLGISMIVNLSVLSDFWIKVTKLPMSYFDSRHSGDTLQRLGDSRQIQSFLTGNALNTLFSMLNLVVFSVVLIIYNVEIFFIFAAGSVLYFFWIKTFMGVRRRLNYKTFHLSAGENNATLQLIQGMPELKLHQAEQAKRWEWENIQVRIFRLTLKTLNYNQLQQAGAVLISQAKDVFIVFVVAGEVIHGKLTLGAMLAVQYIIGQLSSPVEQLAGFLQAAQDAKISMERLDEVHGLEEEEKQGVHYDRSLPRRKDIQIRGLSFAYPGAGNEPVLRDIDLDIPEGQVTAIVGMSGSGKTTLMKLLLKFYEGYTGDVQVGDVGFQRLAPSAWRRACGAVMQEGFIFSDTVARNIALGEESIDYERLDMCCRAANIQSFIESLPRGYYTMLGAAGVGVSTGQKQRILIARALYKDPSYLFFDEATNALDTANESTIVENLAVFFKGRTVVVIAHRLSTVRNADKIVVMDQGRIVEEGTHEALSRARGSYYRLVKNQIEQ; encoded by the coding sequence ATGTTCACGGTGTATCGACAGCTCAACCAGATGGACTGTGGTCCTACCTGTTTGAGAATGGTGGCAAAGTTTTACGGGAAGCACTATGGAGCGGAATATATCCGGGAGTTGATGGGCTCTAATAAGGAGGGGACCTCTTTATATGCGATCAGTGAGACGGCGGAAAAACTAGGCTTCAGGACGAGGGGGGTGCGGATCGGTCTCGAATCGCTCGCTGATGCGGCTACGTTGCCGTGTATCCTGCACTGGAACCAGGACCATTTTGTGGTATTGGTCCGGGTAAAGGGGTCGTCCATAAGGGTGGCGGATCCGGCGGCGGGTTTGCTGCAGTATACCCGGGAACAGTTCCTGGACCGTTGGGCGACGCAGGATACGCAGGAGGAAGGCCCCTCGGGGATTGCCCTTTTGCTGGAACCCGCTCCGGGTTTTTATTCGGAGGAAGGACAAAAGGAGAACGGTTTAAATTGGGGGCTGGTCCTGCGGTACTTACACAATACCAGGGGGCGTATCGTGCAGGTGCTGGCGGCACTTGGGGTAAGCTCGTTGTTGCAGCTTGCGTTGCCCTTTCTGACGCAAAGCATCGTGGACGTAGGGATCAATACCCAGAACCTGCAGTTTGTCACCATCGTCCTGATCGCCCAACTGATGCTGGTGTTTTCCCGGACGGTTATCGACTTTATCCGGAGCCGGTTGCTGCTGGGCATTTCGATGATCGTCAACCTGTCGGTTTTATCGGATTTCTGGATCAAGGTGACCAAGCTGCCGATGTCCTATTTCGACAGCCGGCATAGCGGGGACACGCTGCAGCGGCTGGGCGACAGCCGGCAAATCCAAAGCTTCCTGACCGGAAATGCACTGAATACGTTGTTTTCGATGCTCAACCTCGTCGTTTTTTCGGTGGTCCTGATCATCTACAACGTGGAGATCTTTTTCATTTTTGCCGCGGGCAGTGTGCTTTATTTCTTTTGGATAAAGACGTTTATGGGGGTAAGACGGCGGCTGAACTATAAAACCTTTCACCTGTCTGCGGGAGAGAACAACGCGACCCTGCAACTGATCCAGGGGATGCCCGAGCTAAAGCTGCATCAGGCGGAGCAGGCCAAACGCTGGGAGTGGGAAAACATCCAGGTGCGGATCTTCCGGTTGACGCTAAAAACCCTCAATTATAACCAGCTGCAACAGGCGGGCGCGGTTCTGATCAGCCAGGCCAAGGACGTTTTTATCGTTTTTGTCGTCGCGGGTGAAGTCATCCACGGCAAACTGACGTTGGGCGCCATGCTGGCGGTGCAGTACATCATTGGACAACTGAGCAGCCCGGTGGAACAACTGGCCGGTTTTCTGCAGGCGGCCCAGGATGCCAAGATCAGTATGGAACGCCTGGACGAGGTCCACGGGTTAGAGGAGGAGGAAAAACAGGGGGTGCACTATGACCGTTCGCTACCCCGTCGAAAGGACATCCAGATCCGCGGATTGTCGTTTGCTTATCCGGGTGCCGGGAATGAACCGGTGCTCCGGGACATCGACCTGGATATCCCGGAAGGCCAGGTAACGGCGATCGTGGGGATGAGCGGGAGCGGGAAAACCACCCTGATGAAGCTGTTGCTGAAATTTTATGAAGGGTATACGGGGGATGTGCAGGTGGGAGACGTCGGGTTCCAGCGCCTGGCGCCCTCTGCGTGGCGAAGGGCGTGCGGGGCGGTCATGCAGGAGGGCTTTATATTCAGCGACACGGTAGCCCGGAACATTGCCCTGGGGGAGGAGTCGATCGACTACGAACGGTTGGATATGTGTTGCCGGGCCGCGAACATACAGTCCTTTATCGAATCCCTTCCCAGGGGTTATTATACCATGTTGGGCGCGGCAGGCGTCGGGGTCAGTACGGGTCAGAAACAGCGCATCCTGATTGCGCGCGCCCTGTATAAGGACCCGAGTTACCTTTTCTTTGACGAAGCAACCAATGCGCTGGATACGGCCAATGAATCCACCATCGTCGAAAACCTGGCGGTTTTTTTCAAAGGACGTACCGTAGTCGTCATTGCCCACCGGCTCAGCACGGTCCGGAATGCGGACAAGATCGTCGTCATGGACCAGGGACGGATCGTGGAGGAGGGTACGCACGAGGCCCTTTCGCGCGCGCGGGGTAGTTACTACCGGCTGGTCAAAAACCAGATTGAACAATAA